From the genome of Rhodohalobacter mucosus, one region includes:
- a CDS encoding 6-bladed beta-propeller: protein MNKFYRNATETRKTTKLELLFCASVAVTLFLLIQSCSAPNVELPEEIASLENLAVFPADTEPVREIELIPETVYGDTENVLLSDWLMVHVDPRGRVFIGDSRQTAIHLFNPDGSYNRQIGREGDGPGEYRAVGVMQSDENYFYHYDRRNRRITRYDPDTFEVVGDFSVSVPSDEEAAFPQSFSSFSLVPDNNLILAHLSMGFRAGRPNADPSERRIRGRMMNAVTGEFAGDEVYNFPASEALVHHGDGSMSVMSVPYKRSSVVQVHEDGIIHGWNEHFLFKYYDLNGEYRRAVYYDYENPPLNRNEILEDYRDRTEPWKSMVENDDMPETWPSWTTFMPDDEGRLWVQRRTDDPDATQYHVLSNTGELLAVFPWNPDHRIQEIRDGTLWVLEVNEDGLREVVRYGFDLSRES, encoded by the coding sequence ATGAACAAATTCTACAGGAATGCCACAGAAACACGGAAAACCACGAAATTAGAACTCCTCTTCTGTGCCTCCGTGGCAGTCACCCTGTTCCTGTTGATTCAATCCTGCTCCGCCCCGAATGTAGAACTGCCAGAGGAAATCGCATCCCTCGAAAACCTGGCGGTGTTTCCGGCTGATACCGAGCCAGTGCGTGAAATCGAACTGATTCCCGAAACGGTCTACGGGGATACGGAAAATGTTCTGCTCAGCGACTGGCTCATGGTTCACGTGGATCCCCGCGGAAGGGTCTTTATCGGAGACAGCCGCCAAACGGCCATTCACCTCTTCAATCCGGATGGCAGCTACAACCGGCAGATTGGACGAGAGGGTGATGGCCCAGGTGAGTACAGGGCTGTGGGGGTGATGCAGTCGGACGAAAACTATTTTTACCATTACGATCGGAGAAACCGCCGGATTACCCGGTACGATCCGGATACATTTGAGGTGGTTGGTGACTTTTCGGTATCGGTTCCGTCGGACGAGGAGGCTGCATTTCCACAATCATTCAGTTCATTTTCGCTTGTACCGGATAATAATCTGATACTGGCACATCTCAGCATGGGCTTTCGTGCAGGCAGGCCGAATGCTGATCCTTCGGAGCGCCGCATCCGGGGAAGGATGATGAACGCCGTTACCGGCGAATTTGCAGGTGATGAGGTGTACAACTTTCCGGCATCGGAGGCTTTGGTACACCACGGCGACGGCAGCATGTCGGTTATGTCGGTTCCCTATAAGCGATCGTCGGTCGTACAGGTGCATGAAGATGGAATCATACACGGCTGGAACGAGCATTTTCTGTTCAAATACTATGATCTGAATGGGGAGTACCGAAGGGCGGTCTATTACGATTATGAAAATCCGCCGTTAAACCGCAATGAGATCCTGGAAGATTACCGGGACCGCACCGAGCCCTGGAAGAGCATGGTGGAGAACGACGACATGCCCGAAACGTGGCCCTCGTGGACAACCTTCATGCCCGATGACGAAGGCCGTCTCTGGGTACAACGACGCACGGATGACCCGGACGCCACGCAGTACCACGTTCTGTCAAACACCGGCGAGCTGCTGGCCGTCTTTCCCTGGAATCCGGATCATCGCATCCAGGAAATCCGGGACGGAACACTCTGGGTATTGGAAGTGAATGAGGATGGGCTGAGGGAGGTGGTGCGGTATGGGTTTGATTTGAGTCGTGAGTCTTGA